The following proteins come from a genomic window of Novosphingobium sp. P6W:
- a CDS encoding glycosyltransferase family 2 protein, producing MVDILCWVLAAIVGIPLFMLAAECLLGASPSVKAPYILPPPFTVLIPAHDEVAGIAAVIRAVRQQLRPCDRVLVVADNCTDDTVAMARACGADVVERNAPDLRGKAYALVYGREALRPQPTPIVIVLDADCLPARGALPRLAAHAAGKGAAVQGCYLLVGAPDATPLVRFSIFAFLVKNLVRQTGLQRLGGGALLQGTGMAFPWPMFDAAPLETASLVEDLKLGLDLRLAGRKVHFDPLAVFTSSASAESATQGQRTRWEHGSVATMVQYLPRLIGASLRGRPALLVLAADIAVPPLALLAGLTMPICVLLAVIGIVTGPFAPLLALLGLGAAAAATLLFVWFRLGRDILPAAIARQLPRYVLWKLPIYRRLAGARQTLWVRTSRKP from the coding sequence ATGGTCGATATTCTCTGCTGGGTGCTGGCCGCTATCGTCGGAATTCCTCTGTTCATGCTGGCGGCGGAATGTCTGCTGGGGGCATCGCCTTCGGTAAAGGCACCCTATATTCTGCCCCCGCCGTTCACCGTACTGATACCGGCGCATGATGAAGTGGCCGGCATCGCCGCCGTGATACGCGCGGTGCGCCAGCAACTGCGGCCCTGCGACCGGGTGCTCGTGGTGGCCGACAACTGCACCGACGATACCGTCGCTATGGCCCGGGCCTGCGGCGCGGACGTGGTGGAGCGCAACGCCCCCGATCTACGCGGCAAGGCTTATGCCCTTGTCTACGGGCGTGAAGCGCTGCGACCACAGCCAACCCCGATCGTCATCGTTCTGGATGCCGATTGCCTGCCCGCAAGAGGCGCCTTGCCCCGCCTCGCTGCGCATGCGGCAGGTAAGGGCGCGGCCGTGCAGGGATGTTATCTTTTGGTGGGAGCACCAGACGCGACGCCGCTGGTGCGGTTTTCCATCTTTGCCTTCCTCGTCAAGAATCTGGTTCGCCAGACCGGCCTGCAACGACTTGGCGGCGGAGCGCTGCTGCAAGGTACGGGCATGGCCTTTCCTTGGCCGATGTTCGACGCCGCGCCGCTGGAAACGGCATCGCTGGTGGAGGATCTCAAGCTCGGGCTCGACCTCAGGCTGGCGGGACGCAAAGTGCATTTCGATCCTCTCGCCGTCTTTACCAGCAGTGCGAGCGCGGAGAGCGCTACCCAAGGCCAACGCACCCGCTGGGAGCATGGCTCGGTCGCGACCATGGTCCAGTACCTGCCTCGTCTGATAGGCGCATCCCTGCGCGGTCGCCCCGCCCTGCTGGTACTGGCGGCGGACATTGCCGTCCCGCCGCTGGCGCTGCTCGCCGGCTTGACCATGCCGATCTGCGTGCTGCTGGCCGTGATCGGGATAGTCACCGGCCCCTTTGCGCCATTGCTCGCCCTGTTGGGCTTGGGCGCGGCGGCGGCGGCGACGCTGTTGTTCGTCTGGTTTCGCTTGGGCCGTGATATCCTGCCGGCTGCGATAGCGAGGCAGCTGCCCCGCTACGTCCTGTGGAAGCTGCCGATC